One Actinomycetospora corticicola genomic window, CGGGCCGACGTGGGTGATCCGGCCCGCGTCGTCGACGTCCACGACCGCGTCCTGCAGCGGCACGGGTGCTCCGTCGCAGGTCAGGACGAGCGGGGCGGAGAGACGGCGCGCGGTCATGCCGATCAGTCTGATCAGCGCGCCGCGAGGGCGCACAGAAGGGTCAGCTGCCGCCGCATCATCACCAGGTCGCCCCACGCGAGCGCCTTCCCGACGACGGGTCCGGTCCCGTCGAGCACGACGGTCGCGGTCAGCCGCGAGCCCGCCGGGTCGGCGTGCACGGCGTAGGTGACCGCGAACTCCCCGACCGGACCGCTGGTGGTCCGGCGCCGGATCGTCAGGTGCTCGCCGCTGACGAAGGAGTCGACGACGAAGATCATCAACAGCCGCTGGCCGACCTGGAGGTCCTCCGCCCCCGGCGTCAGGGTGCGGGGGCTGCGGCAGACCCGCGGGAGACGAAGCGGAGCGGAGCTCGACCACGACCAGTTGTCGACCAGGTCGTAGCTGTAGGGCGCGACCGTGAGCTGGCACAGCCACCGCCAGAGCGTGGCCGAGTCGGCGGTACTCGTGGCGCCGCGGGTCCAGCGGTCGGTGGGGACGGCGACGAGGTCGTCGGCGGGCGTGCGCCGGGCGCGCTCGGCCGCCGTCGTGCCCCAGTGCTCCGGCAGGTCCACGGCGGCCTCCTACGCGGCGCACTGACGACGCGGCGTTCCTGCCACTGGATGACAGTAACGACGCTTCGCTGCCACGAGGGGTGAGCGGCTAGCGGTCGAGCAGCGACCGCAGCGAGCGCAGCGGCTGCAGCCACGCACCCCCGGCGGGCAGCGTGTCGAGGCTGACGCGCGGCAACGGCTCGCGGAACACGCCCTCGATCTCCTCGAGGTCGAGGAAGGCCACCACCTCGGAGGCGACGGCGAACGCGGCGTACTCGCGGAACCCGATGACCGTGACCCGGACGCCCTGCTCGACGAGGGCCTCCAGCGGCTCGCGGAAGGCGCGCCCGTCGCCGGACGCCACCACCACGTGCTCCAGGCCGCCCTCGGCGTGGCGCGCCTCGATGTGGGCGAGCATGTCGTCGTCGACGTCGGAGTCCTCGGCGGTCTTCGGCTTGGCGAAGACCGCGAACCCGACGTTGCGCAGCGCCTCGACCCAGGGCCGCACGATCTCGGTGGACCCGGGGACGACGTTGGTGAACACCGTCGCCTCGGCGAGACCCTCCGGCCCCGCCAGGCCGAGCAGCCACCGGCCGACCGCGTCGAAGCGCGGGCGGAACGCCGAGGTGGGCCGGGCGCCGAGGAGCGAGCCGAGGCTCATGTCCATGTTCGGGGCGTCCCAGACGAGCAGCGTCCGGGCGGGCGGGGCGGGCACGTCGGCCGCGACGTCGTCCGGGTGGCTCCCGCCGGCCAGCGTCACCGGGCCCGTCGCGTGCGCGAGGTCGGCCGGGGAGGGCGCGGGGGAGGGTGACACGACGTCGACTCTAACGGCCCTCCGGCGACGCGTCCGTCGCGTTCCACCCGATGCGGTCGAGCTCCGCTCGGTGGCGTCTCCGGCGTGGTCGCGCCCCTCCCGGGAGCGCCTCCCGTCGTCGTCGAACCGGATGATCACGAGGGCGCTCCCCGACGCACCAGCAGCAGGTCACGGCTGGGTCGACCCTCGCGCTCGGCGCGCGTCTCGAACTTCGTCAGCGGCCGCCAGTCGGGGCGGGGGGCGAATCCGCCGTGAGGGTTCTCCAGCAGGGGCTCGGCGTCGGTGACCTCGAGCATCCACTCCGCGTAGTCGGCGACGTCGGTGGCCAGGTGGAGCGTGGCGCCGGGGCGCAGGCGGGAGGCCATGAGCGCCACGGTCACGGGCTGGATCAGGCGCCGCTTGTGGTGGCGGCGTTTCGGCCAGGGGTCGGGGTAGTAGACGCGCAGCCCGTCGAGCGAGTCCGGCGCGACGTGGTCGCGCAGCACCACCACCGCGTCGCCGCGCAGCAGCCGCAGGTTCTCGAGCTCCGCGGCCTCGATGCGCATGAGCAGCTGGGCGAGTCCGGGCGGGTAGACCTCGACCGCCACGTGGTTGGCGCCTGGCTCCGCGGCGGCGAGGGCCGCGGTCGTCTCCCCCATGCCGGACCCGATCTCGAGCCGCAACGGCGCCGCGCGGCCGAACCAGCGTGCGGCGTCCAGGTGCCCGGCGTCGTCGAGGACGTCGGCGAGCTCCGCGAGCTCCCGGCCGTAGAGCGGCCACGCGCGGTCCCAGGCCCGTTGCTGGCCCGGCGTCACCCGGCCCCCGCGGTCGGCGAAGCTCACGATCCCGCGACGCTGGTCGAGCCCCGCGACGTCTCCTGCTGGCACGGGGTCGATCCTCACATCGGGCACGGACGGACGGAGCGGCGGGCGGATCCCGCGGAGCGGATCGTCAGGAACTGCCGGGGCCGAGGGCCTGGCTCGGGCCCGAGTCGCGCGGCGCCCGGCGACCGCCCCGCAGGTTGGCGGCCATCTGCTGCACGCGGCTGTTGTTCCGGATGCGGGCCAGGACCGCGAGCGTGATCACGTGCAGGATGCCGAGGAACACGAGCATCGAGCCGATCTTCGTGACGACGTACTGCACGGTCCCCTCGATCTCGAAGGGGTCCCAGGTCGACATGAGGGCGATGAAGCCCACGGCGACGGTGTAGTAGGCGACCGACAGCAGACGGCTCACCGACTGTGCCGCGTCGCGGTCCTCGAACACCTCGCGCAGGAAGCCGAGCCCGGAGCGCTGCAGGACCAGGCCCACCAGGATGGCCATGATCGTTCCGATGGCGACGACGAGCAGGTAGGTGCCCGTATCGGCGCTGGAGGCCACGGCGGAGCCCTTTCGTCACGGTGCCCGGGACGCCCCCGGTCGGGCACCAGCATCCCCGTGATCCCGATCGGACGAAACCCGACGCGCGCGTGATCCCGGGACGGATGTGGCTGGTGAGGTCCGCGGAACGGCCCCCACGGCCGGACCGGGCTCCCTACCCTGCCCGGTGTGGGTCGGTGGGCGGAGGACACGGCACGGCGCTGCCGTGCGGTCTCGCCCGCGGTCGCCCTGCCGATCGCGGACGCGCTGGACACGGTCGCGGCCCGGGCCGTCGCCACGCCGGCGATCGTGGTGACCGGGCCGGTGTCGTCGGGCAAGTCGACGTTGGTCAACGCGCTCGTCGGGCGCCGGGTGGCGCCCACGGGCGCAGGTGAGTGCACGCGGCTGACGGCCCGCTACGTCCGCGGCCCGGTGGACCGGCTCGACGTGGTCCTCGCGGACGGGTCGCGGCGCCCGTTGCCGCTGGCCGAGGGCGGTCGGGTCCCGGCCGCGGTCGGCGACCGGCTCGGCGTCGACCCGGGCGACGTCGACCACCTCCTGGTGTCGCTGACCAGCGAGGCGCTCGACGGGCTCACCGTGGTGGACACCCCCGGCGCCGGCTCCGCCCGCCGTCCCCGGGGCCCGGCGCGGGGCGTCGCCGACGCCGCGGAGGCCGCGCTCGTCGTGCTGCCGCCCACCGCGCTCCCGGAGGAGATCGCGGGCCTCGCCGACGCGGCCCGGCACGGTCCGGCCGGCGTGGTGGCGGTGCTCGGCCGCGCGGACACGGTGGGCGACGAGGCGGACGCGGCCGCGGTGGCCGACGGGCTGTCGCGGCGGCTCGGCTCCCACGTGGGTGCGGTCACACCGGTGATCGGGCTGCTGGCCGAGACGGCGGTGACCGGCGCGCTGGTCACCGCGGACGTCGCGGCCCTGCGGGCGCTGGCGGCCGACCCCGGCACGGACGCCGCCCTCGTCGACCCGGAGCTGTTCACCACCGCCCCGTCCCCGGTCGACCCCGCGACCCGGGCCCGCCTGCTCGACCTGCTCGACCGCCGCGGGGTGGGCCTCGCGCTCGCGCTGCTGCGCGCACGGCCCGAGGCCGGGGTGGGGGACGTGTGCGCCGCGCTGCTCGCCGCCTCCGGCCTCGACCGGGTGGTCGACCGCCTGCGCGCCGAGGTGCGCGGACGCGTGGACCTGCTGGCCACCGTCGCCGCGGAACGGCGGGTCGCGGCGCTCGCCGAGGCGGAACGGGCGGCCCTGCGGGCCGACCGCCGACGCGGGGCCCCCGACGGCGGGGACCGGGACCTCGTCCGCCTGGCCGACCTGCTGGAGGATCTGCGGGCCCGGCCGGTGCACGTCGACCTCGCCCTCACCGAGGCGGCGGCCCGGCACGGCAGCGGTGCCCTGCCCCTGCCCGCCGACCTCGCGGCCGATCTCGTCCTGCTCGCCGACCCGGCCCCTGACCTCGCCGGTCGCCTCGGGCTCGCCGCCGGTGAGCTGGCCGGGCACGCGGCCCGCCGGGCGGCGACCTGGCGCGGCTACGCGAGCTGGGGCACCCCACCGGGGCGCGCCGACGTCGCCGGGACCGTGCACCGGGGGTGGGCGCGCCTCTGGGGCGAGCTGACGCGGTGAGCGGGGACCCGGCCCGGGCGACGCTGCCCGAGGAGGTCGCCGCGGCCCGCCGCGACCTGACGCGGGTCCTCGCCGAGGCCGGGCTCCCGACGCCGGGTCCTCCCGCGGCCGGCGACCGCCCGGCCGTCGCGCTGGTCGGCGCCCCGGGGCGGGGACGGCGGGCCCTCGCCGCGGCGCTGGTCGACCGCGACCCGGCCGCACTGGGCCGGGAGATCGACCACCTGACCGCGGGGTCCGTGGACGTCCCGCTGCTCGAGGAGCTCGACCTGCTCCTCCCGGCGCGCTCCCCCGACGGCGGCTGGTCGGTCGCCGCGGCCTCGGCGCTGCTCGTCGTCGTGGGGGCGGGTGCGCCGCTCGACCGCCACGAGCTCGACCGGCTGGCCGCAGCCGCGGACACGGTGGAGGCCGTGACGTTCGCCCTGGTCGGCACAGAGGCACACCGCGGCTGGCGGACGGTGCTGGAGGCCGACCGGGAGCTGGTGGCCGAGCACGTGCCCCGGCTCGCCGCCGCGCCCTGGTTCCCGGTCTCCCCCGTACTGGCGGCCGCGGCGCGGGGCACCGGCACCGACGGCGAGGCGCTCCGCCGACGAGCGGGCCTCGCCCCGCTCCAGCGGTCGCTGTACCGGCTCGTGGCCCGCCGCCGTCGGATGCTCGCGGAGGCGAACGCGCTGCGCTGCGCGCTCGGCGCCCTCCGTGCGGTGCACGTCGACGACCCCGCGCCCGAGCTGCAGCGGCGCCGCGCGGCGCTGGAGGCGGCCCGCACCGGTCTGCGGCGGGAGCACCACGTGCGCTGGCGGGCGGAGCTGGCCGGGGCACGGGTGGCGGTGGTCGACGACGTCGGGCGGCGGGTCCGGGCCCTCGCCGCCGCCTACCGCGACCGGATCGACCGCGCCTCCTCCACGGAGCTCGGCTCCGTGGAGGCCGACCTGGCCCGGGACCTCGAGGGGGAGGCCGCCGCGGTCGTGGCCGCGCTCGGGGAACGGCTGCGCGAGCTCGTCGTCGGGACCCTGGCGGGCCTCGTGCCGGCCGACGACCTCGCCGCCCTGCGGATCCCGGCGCCGACCGCCCGCCCGGACCTCCCGCCGGGCACCCGCCGTCGGGCCGACCGGATGCTCGTCGTGGCGGGCGCCACGGGCGGGCTCGGTCTGTCCCGCCTGGCCCTGCTCCCGCTGCTCGCGGTGCCCGTGGCCCCCGTCGTCGGGGCGGCGCTGGTCCCGGTGTCGGTGGGGCTCGGCCTCGGCGCGGCGGGCTGGCTGGCGCGGGCGCGCCGTCGGGCGGCGGACCGGGCGCACGCGCGGGCGTGGCTGGTCGAGGCCCTGGGGCAGGCGCGCACGGACCTCGAACGGGTGCTCTCGGAGGCGTTGATCGTGGCCGACCGCGAGATCACCCTCGCCCTCGACCGGGCCCTGGACGAGCACGGGCGCCGGCTCGACGCCGAACTCGCGGGCCTCGCCCGCCGTCCGACCGACCGCGTCCTGCGGGACCGGGACGCGGCGGCGCGCCGGGCGGAGGCGGTCCTCGGGCGCCTCGCGGCGGCGCTCGCCGCGGAGGGCTGAGCCGACTTGTCCCGAACGGCCCCCACGACGACGGGCGGCGACCTACCGTCGGGCCATGACCGAGGATGAGGTCGCCGCGGCCGGGCCCGCGGTGTTCCCCCACCCCCCGGCGATGCCGGTCCTCGCCACCGGGGACCTGCTGCCCGGCGCGCCGCTCCTCGGCGCGCCCACGGTCGACTCCGACGCCGACGGGGTCGCCGACACCACGGTCGCCCCGTGGGACGACGGGCTGGTCCTCGCCACCGACGTCGACCACGACGGGGCGGCCGACGTGGTCACGCGCGTGGGTCCCGAGGCGGTGGTCACCACCCGCCACCTCGACGGGGACGTCCACGTCGAGGAGCGGCCGTGGGGCGCCCCGCCCCCGCCCGCACCGTCGATCGACCCGCGCACCGGGGCGTGGGTGCGCGGCCGGGACTGACCCGGGCCGCTACCGTCGCCGCGTGAGCACCGGTGCGCGCCCCGTCGACCCGGACTTCCTCGCCCTCCCGCTGCGGGCCGTGGCCGACGCCGCCCTGCAGGTGGCGCGCGATGCCGGGGCCGAGCACGCCGACGTCCGGGTCCACCGCCTGCGCAGCCGCGCGCTGGAGCTGCGGGACGCGCGCGTGGTGAGTTCCTCGGACACCGACCGGATGGGACTCGCCGTCCGGGTGCTCCGCCGCGGGGTGTGGGGGTTCGCCGCCCACGTCGACGTCACGCCCACCACCGCGGCGGCCACCGCTCGCCGGGCGCTGGAGGTCGCGACGACCCTGGCCGCGGTCGCCCGCGAGGCCGTCGAGCTCGCCCCCGAGCCGGTGCACGCGGACGTCACCTGGGTCTCGGACTACGAGCGCGACCCCTTCGACGTGCCCGAGGGCGACCGCATCGGGCTCCTCGCCCAGCGCTCCACACGGCTGCTCGCCGCGCCCGGCGTCGACCACGTCGAGGCGAGCTGCCTGGAGGTCAAGGAGCAGACCTTCTACGCCGACCTCGCCGGCACCGTCACCACCCAGCAGCGGGTCCGCGTCGACCCCGGGGTGAGCGTCACCGCGGTGGACCGGGAGGCCGGCGGCTTCGAGTCGCTGCGCACGGTGGCCCCGCCGGTCGGGCGCGGCTGGGAGTACCTCACCGGCACCGGGTGGGACTGGGACGCCGAGCTCGCGGAGCTCCCCGAGCTGCTCGCGGAGAAGCTCCGCGCCCCGAGCGTCGACGCGGGCCCCGCCGACCTCGTCATCGACCCCACGAACCTGTGGCTGGTGATCCACGAGTCGATCGGGCACGCCACCGAGTACGACCGCGCGATCGGCTACGAGGCCAACTACGCGGGCACCAGCTTCGCCACCCCCGACCTGCTCGGCACCCTGCGCTACGGCAGCGAGGTCCTGCAGGTCACCGGCGACCGGACCGTGCCGCACGGGCTCGCCTCCGTCGGCTGGGACGACGACGGGGTGGCGACGGGCGAGTTCGACCTCATCCGCGACGGCGTCCTCGTCGGCTACCAGGTCGACCGGTCCTTCGCGCCGCGCCTCGGGCTCGAGCGGTCCAACGGCTGCGCCTACGCCGACTCCGCCGAGCACGTGCCGCTGCAGCGGATGGCCAACGTGTCCCTCGCGCCCGCCGCCGACGACGTCGCCACCGCCGACCTGATCGCGGGGGTGGACGACGGGATCTACGTGGTGGGCGACCGGTCCTGGTCGATCGACATGCAGCGCTACAACTTCCAGTTCACCGGGCAGCGGTTCTACCGGATCCGCGGCGGCGAGCTCGCCGGCCAGGTCCGCGACGTCGCCTACCAGGCCACCACGACCGACTTCTGGGGCGCGCTCGAGGCCGTCGGCGGGCCCTCCACCTGGCGACTGGGCGGGGCGTTCACGTGCGGGAAGGCGCAGCCCGGTCAGGTGGCGCCGGTCAGCCACGGGTGCCCGTCCGCCCTCTTCCGGGGCATCCAGGTCCTCAACACCGCGAGCGAGGGCACCCGATGAACCTGGTCGAACGCGCCCTGGAGACCGCGGGCCGCGTCCGCCCCGACGCGGGCGCCGCGGTCCTCCTGCGCGAGACCAGCGAGGTGGTGCTGCGCTGGGCGAACTCCACCATGACGACGAACGGGGCGACCACCGACCGCACGCTCGGGCTGGTGCTGCTCGTCCCGCTCGCGGGCGGGGGCACGGGGGCCGGCGTGGTCCGCGTGTCGGCCCCGGACTCGCTGCTCGCGGGCGGCGCGGAGGCCGACGCGCGGCTCACCGACGCGGTGCGGGCCGCCGTCCGCGCGGCGGAGGACTCCGGCGCCTCGCGGGACGCCGCGGAGCTGCCGCCGCCCACCGGACCGGCAGACCCCTTCGACGTCCCGGCCGCGGAGACCTCCGTCGGCGTGTTCGGCGACCTCGCCGCCGCGCTCGGGGACTCCTTCGGGACCGACCGCAGCGCGGGCTTCGCCGACCACCACGTCACCACCACCTGGCTCGCCACCTCCGCCGGGGTGCGACGGTGCTGGACCGAACCCGCGGGGGCGGTCGAGGTCAACCTCAAGGACCCGTCGTCGGGGAGCTCGGTGTGGGGCGGCACCTCGACGCGCGACT contains:
- a CDS encoding NYN domain-containing protein; translation: MSPSPAPSPADLAHATGPVTLAGGSHPDDVAADVPAPPARTLLVWDAPNMDMSLGSLLGARPTSAFRPRFDAVGRWLLGLAGPEGLAEATVFTNVVPGSTEIVRPWVEALRNVGFAVFAKPKTAEDSDVDDDMLAHIEARHAEGGLEHVVVASGDGRAFREPLEALVEQGVRVTVIGFREYAAFAVASEVVAFLDLEEIEGVFREPLPRVSLDTLPAGGAWLQPLRSLRSLLDR
- a CDS encoding dynamin family protein; the protein is MGRWAEDTARRCRAVSPAVALPIADALDTVAARAVATPAIVVTGPVSSGKSTLVNALVGRRVAPTGAGECTRLTARYVRGPVDRLDVVLADGSRRPLPLAEGGRVPAAVGDRLGVDPGDVDHLLVSLTSEALDGLTVVDTPGAGSARRPRGPARGVADAAEAALVVLPPTALPEEIAGLADAARHGPAGVVAVLGRADTVGDEADAAAVADGLSRRLGSHVGAVTPVIGLLAETAVTGALVTADVAALRALAADPGTDAALVDPELFTTAPSPVDPATRARLLDLLDRRGVGLALALLRARPEAGVGDVCAALLAASGLDRVVDRLRAEVRGRVDLLATVAAERRVAALAEAERAALRADRRRGAPDGGDRDLVRLADLLEDLRARPVHVDLALTEAAARHGSGALPLPADLAADLVLLADPAPDLAGRLGLAAGELAGHAARRAATWRGYASWGTPPGRADVAGTVHRGWARLWGELTR
- the trmB gene encoding tRNA (guanosine(46)-N7)-methyltransferase TrmB, giving the protein MPAGDVAGLDQRRGIVSFADRGGRVTPGQQRAWDRAWPLYGRELAELADVLDDAGHLDAARWFGRAAPLRLEIGSGMGETTAALAAAEPGANHVAVEVYPPGLAQLLMRIEAAELENLRLLRGDAVVVLRDHVAPDSLDGLRVYYPDPWPKRRHHKRRLIQPVTVALMASRLRPGATLHLATDVADYAEWMLEVTDAEPLLENPHGGFAPRPDWRPLTKFETRAEREGRPSRDLLLVRRGAPS
- a CDS encoding DUF6802 family protein, giving the protein MTEDEVAAAGPAVFPHPPAMPVLATGDLLPGAPLLGAPTVDSDADGVADTTVAPWDDGLVLATDVDHDGAADVVTRVGPEAVVTTRHLDGDVHVEERPWGAPPPPAPSIDPRTGAWVRGRD
- a CDS encoding metallopeptidase TldD-related protein; the encoded protein is MSTGARPVDPDFLALPLRAVADAALQVARDAGAEHADVRVHRLRSRALELRDARVVSSSDTDRMGLAVRVLRRGVWGFAAHVDVTPTTAAATARRALEVATTLAAVAREAVELAPEPVHADVTWVSDYERDPFDVPEGDRIGLLAQRSTRLLAAPGVDHVEASCLEVKEQTFYADLAGTVTTQQRVRVDPGVSVTAVDREAGGFESLRTVAPPVGRGWEYLTGTGWDWDAELAELPELLAEKLRAPSVDAGPADLVIDPTNLWLVIHESIGHATEYDRAIGYEANYAGTSFATPDLLGTLRYGSEVLQVTGDRTVPHGLASVGWDDDGVATGEFDLIRDGVLVGYQVDRSFAPRLGLERSNGCAYADSAEHVPLQRMANVSLAPAADDVATADLIAGVDDGIYVVGDRSWSIDMQRYNFQFTGQRFYRIRGGELAGQVRDVAYQATTTDFWGALEAVGGPSTWRLGGAFTCGKAQPGQVAPVSHGCPSALFRGIQVLNTASEGTR